The following proteins are encoded in a genomic region of Acidobacteriota bacterium:
- a CDS encoding TlpA family protein disulfide reductase, whose translation MKNKPPTMFFQLLICLFFTSTVVAGDFTGQFEPNLVANKEDFEQVILKFVTRDKLKGSFEASENAHLAASRLMDPRTQNYSVITLLVEQRGELPVLYVDLDGDGTLAPEEKHTLKPSESDNPYLWEITAELKMKEGLFKTCPIYIQYFKSVKMEKMGPEDRLVTQSTEVMARGAVDVRGKKIIFQYAYDPGKNKVNPQAGLLGVDADSNGSVDMGKMSAESTKANDETVVFRVGEVYLATKKADIGKNQIIVTEREAKDYKRREVYINKEFPDFNFTDFEGKKRKFSEFRGKYVLLDVWGFWCGPCRRELPYIREAHRRFSARNLVIVGLNTDEDYTVDSMKKGLKDAGMTWTNAQFASVVEFLREGLRVNSFPTTFLISPEGNVLSISRTDREEPSLRGAALLESLDKILPNF comes from the coding sequence ATGAAAAATAAACCTCCGACAATGTTTTTTCAGCTCCTAATATGCCTGTTTTTTACCTCTACCGTAGTTGCCGGCGATTTTACCGGGCAATTTGAGCCGAATCTTGTTGCGAACAAAGAAGATTTTGAGCAAGTGATCCTCAAGTTCGTTACGCGCGACAAATTAAAAGGCAGTTTTGAAGCGTCTGAGAACGCTCACCTGGCGGCATCGCGGCTTATGGATCCGCGGACGCAGAATTATTCGGTGATCACATTGCTCGTCGAACAGCGGGGCGAATTGCCTGTATTATACGTTGATTTGGATGGTGACGGTACACTTGCTCCCGAGGAAAAACACACACTCAAACCATCCGAATCCGATAATCCATATCTGTGGGAGATCACAGCAGAGTTGAAAATGAAGGAAGGTTTGTTTAAGACCTGTCCGATCTACATTCAATATTTCAAATCGGTAAAGATGGAGAAGATGGGGCCTGAGGATCGTCTGGTGACCCAATCGACCGAGGTCATGGCACGCGGAGCGGTTGATGTGCGCGGCAAAAAGATCATATTTCAATATGCCTATGATCCGGGCAAGAACAAGGTCAATCCGCAGGCCGGCCTGCTCGGCGTTGACGCGGACAGTAACGGAAGTGTCGACATGGGCAAAATGTCGGCCGAATCGACCAAAGCTAACGATGAGACAGTTGTTTTTCGTGTTGGCGAGGTCTATTTAGCAACAAAAAAGGCCGACATCGGAAAGAATCAGATAATAGTCACAGAACGCGAAGCGAAAGACTATAAACGCCGCGAGGTATACATCAACAAAGAATTCCCGGACTTCAATTTTACTGATTTCGAAGGTAAGAAGCGCAAGTTCTCAGAGTTTCGCGGAAAGTACGTCCTCCTCGATGTCTGGGGATTTTGGTGCGGCCCATGCCGGCGTGAGTTGCCATACATCCGCGAAGCCCATCGGCGGTTTAGTGCGCGAAATTTGGTGATAGTGGGGCTGAATACCGACGAGGATTACACGGTCGATTCAATGAAGAAGGGATTGAAAGATGCCGGAATGACATGGACGAACGCCCAGTTTGCCAGCGTCGTCGAGTTTCTGAGAGAAGGTTTGCGGGTCAATAGTTTTCCGACCACATTTCTGATCTCGCCCGAGGGCAATGTCCTGTCGATCAGCCGGACCGATCGTGAAGAGCCGTCGCTACGCGGTGCTGCTCTGCTCGAATCGTTAGATAAGATATTGCCTAATTTTTAA
- the era gene encoding GTPase Era — protein MSKENFRSGYVALIGRPNAGKSTLLNRLVGEKIAAVSNKPQTTRHRIQGIVTRDDGQIVFVDTPGVHKPGHLLNRRMMTSVHDAILSVDLLVLMRDASVSTGNGDRFVLDLVKQSEKPAIVAFNKIDKIREKGGLLPLIELYSEEYDFAELLPLSALKGDSIDILLDLIIKHLPVGEPIFAEDEMTDQSMRSIAAEMVREKILASTGEEIPYVTAVVTEVFDESDPKTVKIACVIFVERASQKKIVIGKMGSRIKDIGTKARIDIEKLLGKHVYLKLFVKVVEDWRNQERTLDDIGLDRKR, from the coding sequence ATGTCCAAAGAGAACTTTCGAAGCGGCTATGTCGCGCTCATCGGCCGCCCAAATGCGGGAAAATCTACGCTTCTAAATCGACTTGTCGGCGAAAAGATCGCCGCCGTTTCCAATAAGCCGCAGACAACACGCCATCGAATTCAGGGGATCGTCACTCGCGATGACGGACAGATCGTTTTTGTCGATACCCCGGGCGTTCACAAACCCGGGCATTTGTTGAACCGGCGAATGATGACCAGCGTGCACGACGCTATATTGTCGGTGGATCTGCTCGTGTTAATGCGCGATGCAAGCGTTTCGACCGGCAATGGCGACCGGTTCGTCCTCGACCTTGTCAAACAGTCAGAGAAGCCGGCGATCGTTGCCTTTAACAAGATCGACAAGATCAGGGAAAAGGGCGGCCTCCTGCCGCTGATCGAGCTGTATTCTGAGGAATACGATTTTGCAGAATTGCTGCCGCTCTCGGCATTGAAAGGCGACTCTATCGATATCTTACTCGACCTGATCATCAAGCACCTTCCTGTCGGCGAACCGATATTTGCCGAAGACGAGATGACCGATCAGTCGATGCGTTCGATCGCAGCCGAAATGGTCCGCGAGAAGATATTGGCGAGCACTGGCGAAGAGATCCCGTACGTGACGGCGGTCGTGACCGAGGTATTTGACGAATCTGATCCCAAAACCGTCAAGATAGCGTGTGTGATCTTTGTCGAGCGAGCGTCACAAAAAAAGATCGTCATTGGCAAAATGGGCTCACGCATCAAGGATATCGGGACTAAGGCCCGCATAGATATAGAAAAACTGCTAGGTAAGCATGTCTACTTGAAACTCTTCGTCAAGGTCGTGGAAGATTGGCGAAATCAGGAACGCACTCTAGACGACATTGGGCTCGATCGAAAGCGATAG
- a CDS encoding 50S ribosomal protein L11 methyltransferase: MSLESKQIWYSLEVNAVAAAAEAIEHALVEMDALGTEINHLRKGPSDMVTVSPFFALPPDVDEARDQLDLILPVYDLDRSAIDRIESKTVEQTDWLAEWKRHWRPTPIGKFIITPPWEKPNDPDKIIISIEPNMAFGTGTHDTTQLCLRAIGDHYIAGQSVLDVGTGTGILAIAVAKLRKQTAENTEVREKEKTVSLPSSVASLSSVVNILACDTDLDSVEIARENAIQNGVGDAIEFSFGSINEHTPQFDLVIANLTIDVIVPILGLLIAKAKSTLLLSGILVEQRDEVTEALKKFQISNFKFEISGEWLSVIVKLNN; encoded by the coding sequence ATGTCATTAGAAAGCAAACAGATCTGGTATTCGCTCGAGGTCAACGCCGTGGCGGCGGCCGCTGAGGCGATCGAGCACGCACTTGTAGAAATGGACGCCCTCGGCACCGAGATCAACCACCTTCGCAAAGGCCCTAGCGATATGGTCACCGTCAGCCCCTTTTTTGCTTTGCCTCCGGATGTCGATGAGGCCCGCGATCAACTCGACCTTATCCTGCCGGTGTATGATCTGGATCGATCGGCGATCGATAGAATCGAATCGAAGACCGTCGAGCAAACCGACTGGCTTGCCGAATGGAAAAGACACTGGCGGCCAACGCCGATCGGCAAATTTATCATCACGCCGCCCTGGGAAAAGCCAAATGATCCGGACAAGATCATTATCAGCATCGAGCCGAATATGGCCTTTGGAACCGGCACCCACGACACGACACAGCTCTGCCTGCGGGCGATCGGTGATCACTACATAGCCGGACAAAGCGTGCTTGATGTCGGGACGGGAACCGGGATCTTGGCTATCGCTGTTGCCAAGTTGAGGAAACAAACCGCAGAAAACACAGAGGTCAGAGAGAAAGAGAAAACGGTTTCGTTGCCTTCCTCCGTAGCCTCTTTGTCCTCTGTGGTGAATATCCTGGCGTGTGACACCGATTTAGATTCGGTGGAGATCGCAAGGGAAAACGCGATCCAAAACGGCGTCGGCGATGCGATCGAATTCAGTTTTGGGTCGATCAACGAACACACGCCGCAGTTTGATCTTGTCATCGCAAATCTGACGATCGATGTGATCGTGCCGATCCTGGGTTTGCTGATCGCCAAAGCGAAGAGCACATTGCTTCTTTCCGGCATTTTGGTCGAACAGCGAGACGAGGTCACTGAGGCGCTAAAGAAATTTCAAATTTCAAACTTCAAATTTGAGATCTCCGGCGAGTGGCTTTCGGTTATCGTGAAGTTAAATAACTAG
- a CDS encoding ATP-binding protein yields the protein MAEKHEITLPSRIESVEEAAMKADEFAKSRGFGDELVFAIDLAIRESVANAVKHGNKFDETKAVEVTFADVPDGFEVTVRDHGLGFAVDEIPDPTNPENLLKTNGRGILFMNSFMDKIHWSNHPDGGMVVRMLKKR from the coding sequence GTGGCTGAGAAACACGAAATAACACTGCCGAGTCGAATTGAATCTGTCGAAGAGGCAGCGATGAAGGCCGACGAATTTGCCAAGAGCCGCGGGTTTGGTGACGAGTTGGTCTTTGCTATTGACCTTGCCATTCGCGAATCGGTTGCAAATGCGGTCAAGCACGGCAACAAGTTTGACGAAACAAAAGCTGTGGAAGTGACGTTTGCTGATGTACCTGATGGATTTGAGGTAACCGTTCGCGACCACGGGTTGGGATTTGCGGTCGATGAGATCCCGGACCCAACTAACCCTGAGAACTTATTGAAAACGAACGGGCGCGGTATTTTGTTTATGAATTCATTCATGGACAAGATCCACTGGTCAAACCATCCGGACGGCGGAATGGTCGTGAGAATGCTGAAGAAAAGATAA
- a CDS encoding BON domain-containing protein — protein sequence MRVKYFTVLTLAIALFVSACGKSDADLTKAATDKLAADKVTGVTVVVKDGVATLTGEVADVTVKSKAEAAVKSVEGIKSVTNSVTTKPLPTPAPPSPDKMLEGTINEGLKKKAISGVTVAVKDGEVTLSGTVDKAKVAEVMMVANEAKPKKVVNNLNK from the coding sequence ATGAGAGTTAAGTATTTTACAGTTCTAACTTTGGCGATCGCCCTCTTTGTGAGTGCGTGCGGCAAGAGCGACGCTGACCTGACAAAGGCGGCAACTGACAAATTGGCTGCCGATAAGGTAACAGGCGTTACCGTAGTCGTCAAAGACGGCGTGGCAACACTCACCGGCGAAGTCGCTGACGTCACGGTCAAGAGCAAAGCCGAAGCTGCGGTCAAATCGGTCGAAGGCATCAAGTCGGTGACCAATAGCGTCACGACCAAGCCGCTGCCGACACCTGCTCCGCCGTCACCGGACAAGATGCTCGAAGGCACGATCAACGAAGGCCTCAAGAAAAAAGCTATCAGCGGTGTTACAGTTGCTGTTAAAGACGGCGAAGTAACGCTCAGCGGAACCGTCGACAAGGCAAAAGTTGCCGAGGTCATGATGGTCGCCAATGAAGCGAAACCAAAGAAAGTTGTCAACAATCTCAACAAATAG
- a CDS encoding shikimate kinase, whose protein sequence is MNKDIKIAVTGFMGVGKSSVSRHLAHMLKCRRVDLDHIIEESEGRTIAAIIDEVGEAAYRDIETDNLEQVCNRPDVRILSLGGGTWTMERNRELLKEHGFTSVWLEATFEHCWLNIAFSRKDRPLARNKQNAIRLFEERQKVYCLADWHFIVRSDYTSYDVARNIREEIFS, encoded by the coding sequence ATGAACAAAGACATCAAAATTGCAGTCACGGGTTTCATGGGCGTCGGCAAATCGAGCGTCTCGCGGCACCTTGCGCATATGCTCAAATGCAGACGCGTCGATCTCGATCACATCATCGAAGAATCCGAAGGCCGAACGATCGCCGCGATAATCGACGAGGTCGGCGAAGCCGCTTACCGTGATATCGAGACCGACAATCTGGAACAGGTCTGTAATCGACCTGATGTCCGGATACTCAGCCTCGGCGGTGGCACATGGACGATGGAACGAAACCGTGAGCTTTTGAAGGAACATGGCTTTACAAGCGTTTGGCTCGAAGCAACGTTCGAACATTGCTGGCTAAACATCGCTTTCTCGCGCAAGGACCGCCCGCTCGCACGAAATAAGCAAAACGCTATAAGACTGTTCGAAGAAAGACAGAAGGTTTACTGTCTCGCCGACTGGCATTTCATCGTTCGCTCCGATTACACCTCATACGATGTAGCCCGCAATATAAGGGAAGAGATTTTTTCCTGA
- a CDS encoding LysM peptidoglycan-binding domain-containing protein produces MSVQEKYQSLLELANANGTTYELSEGDGVLHITGNAPDEAAKAALWAQYEAIDPDFSGGDLILNISTGSGDAGGGANTYTVVSGDSLSKIGSKYGIPWKAIWDANRDILNHPDKIYPGQELKIP; encoded by the coding sequence ATGTCAGTACAAGAAAAATATCAGTCTCTTCTTGAACTCGCGAACGCCAACGGCACAACCTATGAGTTGAGCGAAGGCGACGGAGTTCTCCACATCACCGGAAACGCCCCTGACGAAGCTGCAAAAGCTGCACTCTGGGCACAGTATGAGGCGATCGACCCTGATTTCTCAGGCGGCGATCTGATCCTCAACATCTCGACCGGCTCCGGCGATGCCGGCGGCGGAGCCAATACCTACACCGTTGTTTCAGGCGACAGCCTGAGCAAGATCGGCAGCAAGTACGGCATCCCCTGGAAAGCCATCTGGGACGCCAACCGCGACATCCTCAATCACCCGGACAAGATCTATCCGGGACAGGAATTGAAGATTCCCTAA
- the aroA gene encoding 3-phosphoshikimate 1-carboxyvinyltransferase, whose translation MKLTSANSIRGRVVLPGDKSMSHRAAMIASIAEGTTRIENFSRAVDCQTTLDAIRSLGVEAVRNGTTVMIAGNGKRGLRAASSPIDCGNSGTTIRLISGILAGQSFESVLTGDESLAKRPMKRIIDPLRAGGAKIKAENNHIPLHIFGGQTLYGREHKMEVASAQVKSCILLAGLYSDGTTTVIEPVATRDHTERMLRWFGVEVVEEEVCGGRSISLDGSAQLTSIDLNIPADISSAAFFLAAASCLPNSQIAMPNVGINPTRNAVLEVLLQFGSDISIENERIVCNEPVADLIVRSRQITGAATAPNILRGNIIANLIDEIPILAVLGTQLEGGLEIRDAAELRVKESDRIASIVENLRRMGAGVIEFPDGLRVSQSQLHGALIDSFGDHRIAMAFAVAALFAEGETEINGHECVDISFPGFFETLAGVVV comes from the coding sequence ATGAAGCTGACCTCAGCAAACTCCATTCGCGGCAGGGTTGTGTTGCCGGGCGACAAATCTATGTCGCATCGGGCCGCTATGATCGCCTCGATCGCAGAGGGCACGACACGGATCGAGAATTTCTCGCGGGCGGTCGACTGTCAAACGACCCTTGACGCAATACGGTCGCTTGGCGTCGAGGCAGTTCGGAACGGCACGACGGTTATGATCGCCGGAAACGGGAAACGCGGTCTCCGTGCAGCCTCAAGCCCCATCGATTGCGGCAACAGCGGAACGACAATACGCTTGATCTCAGGTATTTTGGCAGGACAATCGTTCGAATCGGTTCTCACAGGCGACGAGTCGCTCGCAAAGCGTCCAATGAAAAGGATCATCGATCCGCTGCGGGCGGGCGGAGCCAAGATCAAAGCCGAAAATAATCACATTCCGCTTCATATTTTCGGCGGTCAAACCCTTTACGGCCGCGAACACAAAATGGAGGTCGCGTCCGCACAGGTAAAATCATGCATTTTGCTCGCAGGACTATATTCTGACGGCACCACGACCGTCATTGAACCGGTCGCAACTAGAGATCATACCGAGCGAATGCTGCGATGGTTCGGCGTCGAGGTTGTCGAAGAGGAAGTTTGCGGCGGCAGATCCATTTCGCTCGATGGTTCGGCTCAGTTGACTTCAATCGATCTGAACATTCCTGCTGACATTTCGTCCGCGGCCTTCTTTTTGGCGGCAGCATCGTGTTTGCCAAACTCGCAGATCGCGATGCCAAACGTCGGAATCAACCCGACGCGAAATGCGGTCCTCGAGGTGCTTTTGCAGTTTGGGTCAGATATCTCGATAGAGAACGAACGCATCGTCTGCAACGAACCGGTCGCTGACCTGATCGTCAGATCCAGGCAAATTACCGGTGCCGCAACCGCACCAAATATTTTGCGCGGTAACATCATTGCAAATCTGATCGACGAGATCCCGATCCTGGCGGTCTTGGGAACACAGCTCGAAGGCGGTCTTGAGATCCGCGACGCGGCCGAACTGCGTGTAAAGGAATCCGACCGTATCGCATCTATAGTTGAGAATCTTCGACGAATGGGAGCCGGTGTAATCGAATTTCCCGATGGTCTTCGAGTGTCACAGTCGCAGTTGCACGGAGCACTTATCGACTCGTTCGGCGATCACCGGATCGCGATGGCATTTGCAGTCGCTGCATTGTTTGCGGAAGGAGAAACAGAGATCAACGGCCACGAATGTGTCGATATTTCATTCCCCGGCTTTTTCGAAACACTGGCTGGTGTCGTAGTGTAA
- the nadB gene encoding L-aspartate oxidase: MSLETDFIVIGSGVAGLRASIELASGGANVTVLTKDKASESNTEYAQGGVAVVLSDDDNAELHEGDTLIAGAGLCDEQAVETLVNEGTKYIKQLIDWGGEFDREGGKLVFTQEAAHSRRRIIHAHGDSTGAEFVRSLIARARVERTINLTPFANTESLIVRDGRCVGVRFLDPVLRAPREVFAKAVIMCTGGAGQLYQHTTNPPVATGDGMAMAYFAGAEMADMEFIQFHPTALNLDGAPRFLLSEAMRGEGGILKNKYGERFMPNYDERAELAPRDIVARSIVAGMRRTGTRTVFLDMSSMDEEFLKHRFPKIYDTCKMYGLNIATDPLPVSPASHYCMGGIRTDLWGRSTLPGLYAAGEVTCTGVHGANRLASNSLLEGLVFGARAGVAAADDSRQLAVGGWRSADENQRPEAKDQKPFLSTAVRKRVKRIMWERVGILRDKDSLTRAIREFDQIAAGNLSTSSRNFVTLAKLVAAGALWREESRGGHFRNDFPEQDDRFKVHSIQRLSETISSSALISTFAKVKN, encoded by the coding sequence ATGTCTCTCGAAACAGATTTTATCGTTATCGGCAGCGGAGTTGCGGGGCTTCGAGCCTCCATCGAGCTGGCTTCGGGCGGAGCTAATGTTACGGTCCTGACCAAGGACAAGGCGAGTGAATCGAATACTGAGTACGCTCAGGGCGGCGTTGCGGTTGTTTTGTCAGACGATGACAACGCCGAGCTGCACGAAGGCGACACGCTGATCGCGGGAGCCGGCCTTTGCGACGAACAGGCGGTCGAGACGCTCGTCAACGAAGGGACAAAATACATCAAGCAGCTCATCGATTGGGGCGGCGAATTTGACCGAGAGGGTGGCAAGCTTGTTTTCACTCAGGAAGCCGCTCATTCGCGCCGCCGCATCATACATGCTCACGGTGATTCGACCGGAGCCGAGTTCGTGCGTTCCCTCATCGCCCGTGCCAGGGTTGAAAGGACGATCAACCTGACACCGTTCGCCAACACCGAAAGCCTGATCGTTCGCGATGGGCGATGCGTCGGCGTGAGGTTCCTCGATCCGGTGCTTCGTGCCCCGCGGGAGGTCTTCGCAAAGGCCGTGATCATGTGCACGGGCGGAGCCGGACAGCTATATCAGCACACGACCAATCCGCCGGTCGCGACGGGCGACGGAATGGCAATGGCGTATTTTGCCGGTGCCGAGATGGCGGATATGGAATTTATCCAATTCCATCCGACGGCATTGAATCTCGACGGCGCACCGCGATTTCTACTCTCCGAAGCGATGCGCGGCGAGGGCGGTATTCTCAAAAACAAATACGGCGAGCGCTTTATGCCAAACTACGACGAACGCGCTGAGCTTGCTCCACGCGACATCGTCGCCCGTTCGATCGTCGCCGGAATGCGCCGGACGGGCACGCGAACGGTCTTCCTTGATATGTCGTCGATGGACGAGGAGTTTCTCAAACACCGCTTCCCTAAGATATACGACACATGCAAAATGTACGGCCTCAACATCGCGACCGACCCGCTGCCCGTCTCGCCCGCGTCGCACTACTGTATGGGTGGCATCCGCACGGATCTGTGGGGACGCAGCACGCTTCCCGGACTTTATGCGGCCGGCGAGGTAACGTGTACGGGAGTTCACGGTGCGAATCGGTTGGCGTCAAATTCCCTGCTTGAAGGCTTAGTTTTCGGAGCAAGAGCCGGAGTCGCGGCAGCGGATGACAGTCGGCAGTTGGCAGTTGGCGGTTGGCGGTCAGCCGACGAAAACCAAAGACCCGAAGCCAAAGACCAAAAACCATTCCTCTCAACTGCGGTTCGCAAACGCGTCAAACGAATCATGTGGGAACGCGTCGGAATTCTTCGGGACAAAGATTCGCTTACGCGGGCGATCAGAGAATTCGACCAGATCGCTGCCGGCAACCTCAGTACGTCCTCGCGCAACTTTGTCACTCTCGCCAAACTTGTTGCAGCCGGAGCCCTCTGGCGCGAAGAATCTCGCGGCGGACATTTTCGTAACGATTTTCCCGAGCAGGACGACCGCTTCAAGGTTCATTCGATACAGCGTTTAAGCGAAACTATTTCTTCATCCGCTCTTATTTCAACCTTTGCTAAAGTTAAAAATTAG
- a CDS encoding STAS domain-containing protein: MSDITITERQAGDVTILDLDGKVTIGEGSVALRTTIRRLLGEGKNKILLNLAGVGYIDSSGIGELVSSFTAVNKEGGTLKLLKLTQKIQDLLAITKLLTVFDVYDDEGEALSSFN, from the coding sequence ATGTCAGATATCACAATCACCGAACGCCAGGCAGGCGACGTCACGATCCTTGATCTGGACGGAAAAGTTACAATTGGCGAAGGCAGCGTTGCTCTTCGCACGACCATTCGCCGCTTATTGGGCGAAGGCAAGAACAAGATCCTTCTGAATCTCGCGGGTGTCGGTTATATTGATTCGAGCGGCATCGGCGAATTGGTTTCGAGCTTTACTGCTGTTAACAAAGAAGGCGGAACGCTCAAGCTTTTGAAACTTACACAGAAGATCCAAGATCTGCTGGCGATCACTAAGCTCCTGACCGTATTTGACGTCTACGACGACGAAGGCGAAGCTCTCAGCAGCTTTAACTAG